A genomic segment from Bos mutus isolate GX-2022 chromosome 14, NWIPB_WYAK_1.1, whole genome shotgun sequence encodes:
- the MFSD3 gene encoding major facilitator superfamily domain-containing protein 3 isoform X2, translating into MAMLGKLLPLAGLYLVQGLPYGLQSGLLPVLLRARGLSLTRVGLAKALYAPWLFKLVWAPLVDKWGSSRGWLALSTAALGLLCGLLATLPPAGPGGAALPVPVAALLLLLNLAAAVQDVALDMLAVRLLEPAELGPGNTVQVVAYKLGAALASGGLLALLPALSWTLLFLLLAATYWLAAAAAWVAPALRQLPVPPPSAHPRPSLRLQQDLLAVPGTLWTAGFVLTYKLGEQGASGLFPLLLLDGGISTAELGLWNGVGAVLCSIAGSSLGGVLLARSTAPPEVSALVPSWGPGLPDCPALSAEQPQNQPCPWHSPERGNPAEPVSAAPPGGLGHNHHLHHDDALQSAGTQCPAGHTLQSPGHSGAAREAAGGHAGRSPG; encoded by the exons ATGGCCATGCTCGGGAAGCTGCTGCCCCTAGCTGGTCTCTACCTGGTGCAGGGCCTGCCCTACGGCCTGCAGTCAGGCCTGCTGCCCGTGCTGCTGCGCGCCCGCGGCCTTTCCCTGACGCGCGTGGGGCTGGCCAAGGCGCTGTACGCGCCGTGGCTGTTCAAGCTCGTTTGGGCCCCGCTGGTAGACAAGTGGGGCTCCTCAAGGGGCTGGCTGGCGCTCAGCACGGCTGCCCTGGGCCTGCTGTGCGGGCTGCTGGCAACCCTGCCTCCTGCCGGCCCTGGCGGGGCCGCGCTGCCTGTCCCGGTGGCGGCGCTGCTCCTGCTGCTGAATCTGGCTGCGGCCGTGCAGGACGTGGCCCTGGACATGCTGGCCGTGCGGCTCCTGGAGCCAGCCGAGCTGGGGCCCGGCAATACCGTGCAGGTGGTTGCTTACAAGCTGGGGGCCGCGCTGGCCAGCGGCGGGCTGCTGGCTCTCCTGCCCGCGCTCTCCTGGACGCTGCTCTTCCTGCTCCTGGCCGCCACCTACTGGCTGGCTGCGGCCGCGGCCTGGGTGGCGCCCGCCCTGCGACAGCTGCCTGTACCCCCGCCCTCAGCGCACCCCCGCCCCAGCCTGCGCCTTCAGCAGGACTTGCTGGCCGTGCCTGGGACCCTGTGGACAGCGGGCTTCGTGCTCACCTACAAACTGG GTGAGCAGGGTGCCAGCGGCCTGTTCCCACTGCTCTTGCTGGACGGTGGCATCTCCACTGCAGAGCTGGGGCTGTGGAACGGTGTGGGTGCTGTGCTCTGCTCCATTGCCGGCtcatccctgggtggggtcctgctgGCCAGGT CCACTGCCCCTCCTGAGGTCAGTGCTTTGGTTCCGTCTTGGGGGCCTGGCCTACCAGACTGCCCTGCTCTTTCAGCTGAACAGCCCCAGAACCAACCCTGTCCCTGGCACAGTCCTGAGAG GGGCAACCCTGCTGAGCCTGTGTCTGCAGCACCTCCTGGGGGGCTTGGTCACAACCACCACCTTCACCATGATGATGCGCTGCAGTCAGCTGGCACCCAGTGCCCTGCAG GCCACACACTACAGTCTCCTGGCCACTCTGGAGCTGCTAGGGAAGCTGCTGGTGGGCACGCTGGCAGGAGCCCTGGCTGA
- the RECQL4 gene encoding ATP-dependent DNA helicase Q4, giving the protein MERLRDVRELLQAWERAFRRQSGRRPGKEDVEAAPEETRALYREYRSLKKALGQAGGVEPHGSGQSFPVAAEQMLEPSCWGHHLNRAATQSPHPPSRWSPQESAQDYGKRLKANLKGSLQARSTLGRIPRLAQRSSSKIPSPEPSGTAAAPISPENVNEVLPQPPRPQLRPGRLQQLRASLSLRLGSLDPDWLQRCHNRTPDFLEVPRTCQPGLGAEDSQLLTPVVESVLSPRAGPEVPLQDPETPALPAAAVSAGKCQPVDRQGKKRRQSGELERRLAQTQQGTDQAGPLPEGAGAAGPAEDCPDQPVKAQPPGRTPASRSAIQDRGNYVRLNMKQRRYVRGRALRGRLLRKQAWKQKWQKKGECFGGGQPRAPAQDSCSQHGQLSQWASRCPQPEPLLVPQKDVKVADGAQTQPTLQEAFLRTGAACCQVSAGEEDAEPGAPELLVPTGQSVSRMPCPPLSVPPLYPPGPSGQVADTPAEVFQALEQLGHHAFYPGQERVVMRVLSGMSTLLVLPTGAGKSLCYQLPALLYFRRSPCLTLVISPLTSLMDDQVGGQGPRTHGACIHSGMTKKQRDSALQKARAARVQVLMLSPEALVGAGASTLLSQLPPVAFACLDEAHCLSQWSHNFRPCYLRVCQTLRDQMGVHCFLGLTATATRSTALDVAWHLGVTEESVLRGPATIPDNLHLSVSSDRDPDQALVTLLRSDRFRALGSVIIYCHRREDTERVAALLRTCLCDAQDPGPHGRALEAVAEAYHAGLCSRERRRVQRAFMEGRLRMVVATVAFGMGLDRPDVRAVLHLGLPPSFETYVQAVGRAGRDGQPAHCHLFLRPQGQDLRELRRHVHANAVDFFAVKRLVQRVFPPCACARQPPEQEGSRSEEGHLAGAPVAASAQDSGQPSIPHTPRCPGHERVLPVQPTVQALDMPEEAIETLLCYLELHPRRWLKLLAPTYARCHLRWPGGPTQLQALARRCPPLALCLAQQHPDTKQGCSSVELDLVELADSTGWELGPVRRALLQLQWDPEPGTGVPQGTGVLVEFRETAFRLHSPGDLTAQERDQICDFLHSRVQAREREALANLHHTFRAFHSVAFPSCGPCLEQPAWERSSRLKALLSHYFEEESEQPGGLETEDDPELGQDRLQDWEDQIRRDIRQLLSSWPEQRFSGRAVARVFHGIGSPCYPAQVFGRDRRFWRKYLHLSFPALMHLATQELLLWGR; this is encoded by the exons ATGGAGCGGCTGCGGGACGTGCGGGAGCTGCTGCAGGCGTGGGAGCGCGCATTTCGGCGGCAGAGCGGGCGGCGGCCGGGCAAG GAAGACGTGGAAGCGGCGCCCGAGGAGACCCGCG CGCTGTACCGAGAGTACCGCTCCCTGAAGAAAGCTCTGGGCCAGGCCGGTGGCGTCGAGCCTCACGGCTCGGGGCAGTCGTTTCCCGTGGCGGCCGAGCAG ATGTTGGAGCCCAGTTGCTGGGGGCACCACTTGAATCGGGCTGCTACCCAGAGTCCCCATCCTCCCTCAAGGTGGAGCCCTCAGGAGTCTGCGCAGGATTATGGGAAGAGGCTTAAGGCCAACCTAAAGGGCAGTCTGCAG GCTAGGTCAACCCTGGGCCGGATACCCCGGCTTGCACAAAGATCCTCCTCCAAGATCCCTTCACCGGAGCCATCAGGCACAGCAGCTGCCCCCATCTCTCCAGAAAATGTCAATGAAGTGCTCCCTCAGCCTCCCAGGCCCCAGCTGAGGCCAGGCCGGCTCCAGCAGCTGAGGGCATCCCTGAGCCTGCGACTGGGCTCCCTCGACCCTGATTGGCTGCAGCGGTGTCACAACAGGACCCCAGATTTTCTGGAGGTTCCCAGGACCTGCCAGCCTGGCCTGGGTGCAGAGGATTCACAGCTTCTGACTCCAGTTGTTGAGTCTGTCCTTAGCCCCAGAGCTGGTCCTGAGGTGCCTTTGCAGGACCCAGAGACTCCAGCCCTACCAGCAGCTGCTGTCAGTGCAGGGAAGTGTCAGCCTGTTGACCGTCAAGGCAAGAAGCGGAGACAGAGTGGGGAGTTGGAGAGAAGGCTTGCACAGACCCAGCAGGGCACTGACCAAGCAGGACCCCTGCCTGAGGGAGCTGGGGCTGCAGGGCCTGCAGAAGACTGTCCAGATCAGCCTGTGAAGGCACAGCCCCCAGGCAGGACCCCAGCCTCCAG ATCTGCCATCCAGGACAGGGGGAACTATGTGCGGCTCAACATGAAGCAGCGACGCTATGTGCGGGGCCGGGCCCTGCGGGGCAGGCTCCTTCGCAAGCAG GCATGGAAGCAGAAGTGGCAGAAAAAAGGGGAGTGTTTTGGGGGTGGTcagcccagagccccagcccaGGATTCTTGCTCCCAGCATGGGCAGCTCAGCCAATGGGCGTCCCGATGCCCTCAGCCCG AACCTCTCCTGGTCCCTCAGAAGGATGTCAAGGTTGCAGATGGTGCACAGACCCAGCCCACCTTACAGGAAGCATTCCTGAGGACAGGTGCGGCCTGCTGCCAAGTCTCTG CAGGTGAAGAAGACGCTGAGCCTGGGGCACCTGAGCTGCTGGTGCCCACGGGGCAGTCTGTGTCCAGAATGCCCTGTCCACCTCTTTCCGTGCCTCCACTCTACCCACCGGGGCCCTCGGGTCAGGTGGCAG ACACACCGGCTGAGGTGTTTCAGGCCCTGGAGCAACTGGGGCACCACGCCTTCTACCCCGGGCAGGAGCGTGTGGTCATGCGGGTCCTGTCTG GCATGTCCACCCTGCTGGTGCTGCCCACGGGGGCTGGCAAGTCCCTGTGCTACCAGCTCCCAGCGCTGCTCTACTTCCGGCGAAGCCCCTGCCTCACCCTGGTCATCTCTCCTCTCACGTCACTCATGGATGACCAGGTAGGTGGACAGGGCCCACGGACACAC GGGGCCTGCATTCACTCAGGGATGACCAAGAAGCAGAGGGACTCTGCCCTGCAGAAG GCTCGTGCGGCCCGCGTGCAGGTGCTGATGCTGTCCCCAGAGGCACTGGTCGGGGCCGGGGCCAGCACCCTCCTCTCTCAGCTGCCACCCGTCGCCTTTGCCTGCCTCGATGAGGCCCACTGCCTCTCTCAGTGGTCCCACAACTTCCGGCCTTGTTACTTGCGTGTCTGTCAG ACGCTGCGGGACCAGATGGGCGTCCACTGCTTCCTGGGCCTTACAGCCACAGCCACACGCAGCACTGCCCTCGACGTGGCCTGGCACCTGGGCGTGACCGAGGAGTCCGTGCTCAGAGGGCCAGCTACCATTCCTGACAACCTGCACCTCTCCGTGTCCTCGGACAGGGACCCGGACCAG GCGCTGGTGACACTGCTGCGGAGTGACCGTTTCCGGGCTCTGGGCTCCGTCATCATCTACTGCCACAGGCGAGAGGACACAGAGCGTGTCGCCGCCCTGCTGCGCACCTGCCTGTGTGATGCCCAGGATCCGGGGCCCCATG GCCGAGCGCTGGAGGCCGTGGCCGAGGCCTACCATGCTGGCCTGTGCAGCCGAGAGCGGCGGCGGGTGCAGCGGGCCTTCATGGAGGGCCGGCTGCGCATGGTGGTGGCCACGGTGGCCTTCGGGATGGGGCTGGACCGGCCGGACGTGCGGGCGGTGTTGCACCTGGGGCTGCCCCCCAGCTTTGAGACCTACGTGCAGGCAGTGGGTCGTGCAGGGCGTGACGGGCAGCCGGCACACTGCCACCTCTTCCTCCGGCCCCAG GGCCAGGACCTGCGGGAGCTACGCAGACACGTGCACGCCAACGCCGTGGATTTCTTTGCTGTGAAGAGGCTGGTGCAGCGTGTGTTCCCTCCCTGTGCTTGTGCCCGGCAGCCCCCAGAGCAGGAGGGCAGCAGGAGCGAGGAAGGGCACTTGGCCGGGGCCCCTGTAGCTGCGAGTGCCCAGGATTCTGGCCAGCCCAGCATCCCACACACACCCCGGTGCCCAGGCCATGAGCGGGTGCTCCCAGTGCAGCCAACCGTTCAGGCCCTGGACATGCCGGAGGAGG CCATTGAGACGCTGCTGTGCTACCTGGAGCTGCACCCACGGCGCTGGCTGAAGCTGCTGGCACCCACCTATGCCCGCTGCCACCTGCGCTGGCCTGGGGGCCCCACCCAGCTCCAGGCCCTGGCCCGCAG GTGCCCCCCACTGGCTCTGTGCTTGGCCCAGCAGCACCCCGACACGAAGCAGGGATGCAGTTCTGTGGAGCTGGATCTGGTTGAGCTGGCGGACTCTACGGGCTGGGAGCTGGGCCCTGTGCGGCGAGCTCTCCTCCAGCTGCAGTGGGACCCAGAGCCCGGGACAG GTGTGCCCCAGGGCACTGGGGTGCTGGTGGAGTTCAGGGAGACGGCCTTCCGCCTGCACAGCCCAGGGGACCTGACGGCCCAGGAGAGGGACCAGATTTGCGACTTCCTGCACAGCCGTGTGCAGGCCCGAGAGCGAGAGGCCCTGGCCAACCTGCACCACACTTTCCGGGCTTTTCACAG CGTGGCCTTCCCCAGCTGCGGGCCATGCCTGGAGCAGCCCGCCTGGGAGCGCAGCAGCAGGCTCAAGGCCTTGCTCAGTCACTACTTTGAAGAAGAGTCAGAACAGCCGGGGGGCCTGGAGACAGAAGATGACCCCGAGCTGGGACAGGACAGG CTCCAGGACTGGGAAGACCAGATCCGCCGGGACATCCGCCAGCTCCTGTCCTCCTGGCCAGAGCAGCGGTTCTCAGGCAGGGCTGTGGCCCGCGTCTTCCATGGCATCG GGAGTCCCTGCTATCCGGCCCAGGTGTTTGGGCGGGACCGGCGCTTCTGGAGGAAGTACCTGCACCTGAGCTTCCCTGCCCTCATGCACCTGGCCACACAGGAGCTCCTGCTGTGGGGCCGCTGA
- the MFSD3 gene encoding major facilitator superfamily domain-containing protein 3 isoform X1, which produces MAMLGKLLPLAGLYLVQGLPYGLQSGLLPVLLRARGLSLTRVGLAKALYAPWLFKLVWAPLVDKWGSSRGWLALSTAALGLLCGLLATLPPAGPGGAALPVPVAALLLLLNLAAAVQDVALDMLAVRLLEPAELGPGNTVQVVAYKLGAALASGGLLALLPALSWTLLFLLLAATYWLAAAAAWVAPALRQLPVPPPSAHPRPSLRLQQDLLAVPGTLWTAGFVLTYKLGEQGASGLFPLLLLDGGISTAELGLWNGVGAVLCSIAGSSLGGVLLARCWQPLPLLRSVLWFRLGGLAYQTALLFQLNSPRTNPVPGTVLRGATLLSLCLQHLLGGLVTTTTFTMMMRCSQLAPSALQATHYSLLATLELLGKLLVGTLAGALADSLGPRLCFSLFLALSATPMLYLGFAPSALA; this is translated from the exons ATGGCCATGCTCGGGAAGCTGCTGCCCCTAGCTGGTCTCTACCTGGTGCAGGGCCTGCCCTACGGCCTGCAGTCAGGCCTGCTGCCCGTGCTGCTGCGCGCCCGCGGCCTTTCCCTGACGCGCGTGGGGCTGGCCAAGGCGCTGTACGCGCCGTGGCTGTTCAAGCTCGTTTGGGCCCCGCTGGTAGACAAGTGGGGCTCCTCAAGGGGCTGGCTGGCGCTCAGCACGGCTGCCCTGGGCCTGCTGTGCGGGCTGCTGGCAACCCTGCCTCCTGCCGGCCCTGGCGGGGCCGCGCTGCCTGTCCCGGTGGCGGCGCTGCTCCTGCTGCTGAATCTGGCTGCGGCCGTGCAGGACGTGGCCCTGGACATGCTGGCCGTGCGGCTCCTGGAGCCAGCCGAGCTGGGGCCCGGCAATACCGTGCAGGTGGTTGCTTACAAGCTGGGGGCCGCGCTGGCCAGCGGCGGGCTGCTGGCTCTCCTGCCCGCGCTCTCCTGGACGCTGCTCTTCCTGCTCCTGGCCGCCACCTACTGGCTGGCTGCGGCCGCGGCCTGGGTGGCGCCCGCCCTGCGACAGCTGCCTGTACCCCCGCCCTCAGCGCACCCCCGCCCCAGCCTGCGCCTTCAGCAGGACTTGCTGGCCGTGCCTGGGACCCTGTGGACAGCGGGCTTCGTGCTCACCTACAAACTGG GTGAGCAGGGTGCCAGCGGCCTGTTCCCACTGCTCTTGCTGGACGGTGGCATCTCCACTGCAGAGCTGGGGCTGTGGAACGGTGTGGGTGCTGTGCTCTGCTCCATTGCCGGCtcatccctgggtggggtcctgctgGCCAGGTGTTG GCAGCCACTGCCCCTCCTGAGGTCAGTGCTTTGGTTCCGTCTTGGGGGCCTGGCCTACCAGACTGCCCTGCTCTTTCAGCTGAACAGCCCCAGAACCAACCCTGTCCCTGGCACAGTCCTGAGAG GGGCAACCCTGCTGAGCCTGTGTCTGCAGCACCTCCTGGGGGGCTTGGTCACAACCACCACCTTCACCATGATGATGCGCTGCAGTCAGCTGGCACCCAGTGCCCTGCAG GCCACACACTACAGTCTCCTGGCCACTCTGGAGCTGCTAGGGAAGCTGCTGGTGGGCACGCTGGCAGGAGCCCTGGCTGATAGCCTGGGGCCAcgcctctgcttctctctcttcttaGCTCTCTCAGCCACCCCCATGCTGTACCTGGGCTTTGCGCCCAGTGCCCTGGCCTGA
- the MFSD3 gene encoding major facilitator superfamily domain-containing protein 3 isoform X3 — MAMLGKLLPLAGLYLVQGLPYGLQSGLLPVLLRARGLSLTRVGLAKALYAPWLFKLVWAPLVDKWGSSRGWLALSTAALGLLCGLLATLPPAGPGGAALPVPVAALLLLLNLAAAVQDVALDMLAVRLLEPAELGPGNTVQVVAYKLGAALASGGLLALLPALSWTLLFLLLAATYWLAAAAAWVAPALRQLPVPPPSAHPRPSLRLQQDLLAVPGTLWTAGFVLTYKLGEQGASGLFPLLLLDGGISTAELGLWNGVGAVLCSIAGSSLGGVLLARCWGNPAEPVSAAPPGGLGHNHHLHHDDALQSAGTQCPAGHTLQSPGHSGAAREAAGGHAGRSPG, encoded by the exons ATGGCCATGCTCGGGAAGCTGCTGCCCCTAGCTGGTCTCTACCTGGTGCAGGGCCTGCCCTACGGCCTGCAGTCAGGCCTGCTGCCCGTGCTGCTGCGCGCCCGCGGCCTTTCCCTGACGCGCGTGGGGCTGGCCAAGGCGCTGTACGCGCCGTGGCTGTTCAAGCTCGTTTGGGCCCCGCTGGTAGACAAGTGGGGCTCCTCAAGGGGCTGGCTGGCGCTCAGCACGGCTGCCCTGGGCCTGCTGTGCGGGCTGCTGGCAACCCTGCCTCCTGCCGGCCCTGGCGGGGCCGCGCTGCCTGTCCCGGTGGCGGCGCTGCTCCTGCTGCTGAATCTGGCTGCGGCCGTGCAGGACGTGGCCCTGGACATGCTGGCCGTGCGGCTCCTGGAGCCAGCCGAGCTGGGGCCCGGCAATACCGTGCAGGTGGTTGCTTACAAGCTGGGGGCCGCGCTGGCCAGCGGCGGGCTGCTGGCTCTCCTGCCCGCGCTCTCCTGGACGCTGCTCTTCCTGCTCCTGGCCGCCACCTACTGGCTGGCTGCGGCCGCGGCCTGGGTGGCGCCCGCCCTGCGACAGCTGCCTGTACCCCCGCCCTCAGCGCACCCCCGCCCCAGCCTGCGCCTTCAGCAGGACTTGCTGGCCGTGCCTGGGACCCTGTGGACAGCGGGCTTCGTGCTCACCTACAAACTGG GTGAGCAGGGTGCCAGCGGCCTGTTCCCACTGCTCTTGCTGGACGGTGGCATCTCCACTGCAGAGCTGGGGCTGTGGAACGGTGTGGGTGCTGTGCTCTGCTCCATTGCCGGCtcatccctgggtggggtcctgctgGCCAGGTGTTG GGGCAACCCTGCTGAGCCTGTGTCTGCAGCACCTCCTGGGGGGCTTGGTCACAACCACCACCTTCACCATGATGATGCGCTGCAGTCAGCTGGCACCCAGTGCCCTGCAG GCCACACACTACAGTCTCCTGGCCACTCTGGAGCTGCTAGGGAAGCTGCTGGTGGGCACGCTGGCAGGAGCCCTGGCTGA